The following are encoded in a window of Acidobacteriota bacterium genomic DNA:
- a CDS encoding trypsin-like peptidase domain-containing protein: MNNGIVIRLAGIEQPATRILHQEVITIGTAPDCDLVVSADEGSLPPESILLTLRRRDDAYRLTTVEPMAGITRDGEAVAIGETVQDGDTFFFGATGIRLRFFSLTDNETAMESITGSLRLGNAVLASARPGNGAVADAARHKRMVPRTDVAIVFVKQLLRELVSEIPRRLLYAIAGLAVFFLLLFVYFPTLSFLEGRRNNRAISELKETTRSEIDKLREEIKQDRERQLSLQRAFSLPEIVVNTYGQGVCLIYGVYSFVDQRVGREVRFKEPSHVENPIGPDGNVNLSVDGNGRVYEVEFMGTGFLAEKGLILTNRHVVQAWEDDDLASLIRMRGFRPKLKDLLAYFPQTSEPFSLRPLELMQDQDVAICSFEQGDANLPVLPLDDQGESIASGQPVVLLGYPAGLEGLKARVDKISGSGFLRMGNVPYRTQLNELAASNKIRPQSTQGHISDISPHLTYDARTDEGGSGGPVFGSNGKVIGINQAILLNSSTTNFGVPIRYGVELIKKHTLASPMPSPSS; the protein is encoded by the coding sequence ATGAACAACGGAATCGTCATTCGACTGGCGGGGATCGAACAGCCCGCGACTAGAATTCTCCATCAGGAAGTTATCACCATCGGCACCGCGCCGGACTGCGATCTGGTGGTCAGTGCGGACGAAGGTTCGCTGCCGCCTGAATCCATCTTGTTGACGTTGCGGCGGCGCGATGATGCTTACCGATTGACGACGGTGGAACCGATGGCGGGGATTACGCGCGATGGCGAAGCCGTGGCCATTGGCGAAACTGTCCAGGATGGCGATACTTTTTTCTTTGGCGCGACGGGCATACGACTCCGATTCTTTTCGTTGACAGATAATGAGACTGCGATGGAATCCATCACGGGGTCGTTGCGATTGGGCAATGCCGTGCTGGCTTCGGCGCGACCGGGAAACGGCGCTGTTGCGGACGCCGCGCGGCATAAACGGATGGTTCCGCGCACGGACGTCGCCATTGTGTTCGTCAAACAATTGTTGCGCGAACTGGTCAGCGAAATCCCGCGACGATTGCTTTATGCCATTGCGGGACTGGCCGTCTTTTTTCTGTTGCTGTTCGTTTATTTTCCTACCCTGAGCTTTCTGGAAGGTCGCCGCAACAACCGCGCCATCAGCGAACTAAAAGAAACCACGCGCTCGGAAATTGACAAGCTGCGCGAGGAAATCAAACAGGATCGCGAACGACAATTGTCGCTGCAACGTGCGTTTTCGCTTCCGGAGATCGTCGTCAACACCTACGGGCAAGGCGTTTGTTTGATTTACGGCGTGTACAGTTTCGTTGACCAACGCGTTGGGCGCGAAGTCCGATTTAAAGAACCCAGCCACGTGGAAAATCCAATCGGCCCGGATGGCAACGTCAACCTCAGCGTAGACGGCAACGGGCGGGTCTACGAAGTTGAATTTATGGGGACAGGCTTTCTGGCCGAAAAGGGATTGATCCTGACCAACCGCCACGTGGTGCAGGCCTGGGAAGACGACGATCTGGCCAGCTTGATCCGCATGCGGGGCTTTCGCCCGAAACTGAAAGATTTGCTTGCTTATTTTCCGCAAACCTCTGAACCGTTTTCGCTGCGTCCGTTGGAACTGATGCAGGATCAGGATGTGGCGATTTGTTCCTTTGAACAGGGCGACGCCAATTTGCCTGTGCTGCCGCTGGATGATCAGGGAGAAAGCATCGCCAGTGGCCAACCGGTTGTTTTGCTGGGGTACCCGGCGGGGTTGGAGGGGCTGAAAGCCCGTGTGGATAAAATCAGCGGCTCAGGGTTTTTGCGAATGGGCAACGTACCTTACCGAACGCAGCTCAACGAATTGGCAGCAAGCAATAAAATCCGACCACAATCCACGCAAGGTCACATCAGCGACATTTCGCCGCACCTGACATACGATGCCAGAACTGATGAGGGCGGCTCTGGCGGACCGGTCTTTGGTTCCAACGGCAAAGTGATCGGCATCAATCAAGCCATTCTGCTGAATTCTTCGACCACTAATTTTGGAGTGCCAATTCGTTATGGTGTCGAATTGATCAAAAAACATACGCTCGCCTCGCCTATGCCATCTCCAAGTTCTTAA
- a CDS encoding glycerophosphodiester phosphodiesterase: MPDFHRRIIAIVAISAVAFLAFAQPAGKKILIAHRGASAYAPEHTFASYRLAIEQHADFVEQDLQITKDGVLVCMHDVTLERTTNAEEVFPDRFAFDVSEDAASGGQAAKHWFVADFTLAEIKRLDAGSWKDPKFKGERVPTWQEAIDLVKGKAGLYPETKAPEVYGRRGFDMEKLLMESLKKNHLDTPGADPKTPVIIQSFSDASLHKLRDVHKTKLPLVFLISGDPQNQWLTEAGLKKIKAFADGIGPSKGLIEREPKIVQWAHTAGLTVTPYTFRSAMPGKHKDVREEMTQFLYTYGVDALFTDNPDQFPRR, from the coding sequence ATGCCTGACTTTCATCGTCGCATTATCGCCATCGTCGCCATTTCCGCCGTTGCCTTTTTGGCGTTCGCCCAGCCGGCAGGCAAAAAGATTTTGATCGCGCACCGCGGAGCATCCGCTTACGCGCCGGAACACACCTTCGCGTCATACCGACTGGCCATCGAACAGCACGCCGATTTCGTCGAGCAGGATTTGCAAATCACCAAAGACGGTGTGCTGGTGTGCATGCACGACGTGACGCTGGAACGCACGACCAACGCAGAAGAAGTTTTCCCGGATCGCTTCGCATTTGATGTCAGCGAAGACGCGGCTTCCGGAGGACAGGCGGCCAAACATTGGTTCGTTGCCGATTTCACCCTGGCCGAAATCAAACGGCTGGACGCGGGTTCGTGGAAAGACCCAAAGTTCAAAGGCGAGCGCGTTCCCACCTGGCAGGAAGCGATTGATCTGGTCAAAGGCAAAGCCGGTCTGTACCCCGAAACCAAAGCGCCCGAAGTGTATGGCCGTCGCGGGTTCGATATGGAAAAGCTGCTGATGGAATCGCTGAAGAAAAATCATCTGGACACGCCCGGCGCTGACCCAAAAACGCCCGTCATCATTCAATCCTTCAGCGATGCCAGCCTGCACAAGCTGCGTGACGTTCACAAAACCAAATTGCCGTTGGTCTTTTTGATCAGCGGGGACCCGCAAAACCAGTGGTTGACCGAAGCGGGATTGAAAAAGATCAAAGCCTTCGCCGACGGCATCGGCCCCAGCAAAGGCTTGATCGAACGCGAACCGAAGATCGTCCAGTGGGCACACACCGCAGGTTTGACCGTCACTCCGTACACCTTCCGTTCGGCGATGCCCGGCAAACACAAAGACGTGCGCGAAGAAATGACTCAATTCCTGTACACGTATGGCGTAGACGCTCTGTTCACCGACAACCCCGATCAGTTTCCACGCCGGTAA